From Salvia splendens isolate huo1 chromosome 16, SspV2, whole genome shotgun sequence, a single genomic window includes:
- the LOC121770179 gene encoding uncharacterized protein LOC121770179, producing MEYEEGNNGPPPPPPNYAELLRQLEELRQQVNRGPPVPVQNQYVYQGQANPTVHSNIAANTFELKRGLIQMAENIAFRGKSTDDPNKHITKFIQICNTTKMNGVTDEQVRLRLFPFSLEDSTKDWLESLEPGSIRTWDAMVENFLEKFYPPSEAIKRQHEIIAFQMAPAENIRDAWGRFKSLMKRCPNHGLTPTVQVITFFKGCVPEAQRELNLSSGGNFLKKGVNEAMEVIEELASNDEGWSNDRSKVHRVASTTDHDPMSALSDKLDALTMKFDCIAMGQPSQEPQGKMGDVNYVNQGDNNRYFNNHRPNFQGGGYNQFGNKWHPNLSYGNPNNALQPPPGSQLLMEWLMIRRR from the coding sequence ATGGAGTACGAAGAAGGTAACAACGGTCCACCACCCCCTCCTCCCAATTATGCTGAGCTTCTACGACAGCTGGAGGAGTTGCGTCAACAGGTCAACCGTGGACCACCTGTGCCTGTGCAGAATCAATATGTATACCAAGGCCAGGCAAATCCAACTGTTCATAGCAACATCGCGGCTAATACTTTTGAGCTGAAAAGAGGACTAATCCAGATGGCGGAGAACATTGCTTTTAGGGGCAAATCCACTGACGACCCTAACAAGCATATCACCAAGTTCATCCAGATTTGCAACACAACAAAGATGAATGGAGTTACAGATGAGCAGGTTCGACTAAGGCTGTTTCCTTTCTCATTAGAGGATTCAACAAAGGATTGGTTGGAGAGTTTGGAGCCAGGATCGATTAGAACATGGGATGCTATGGTGGAAAAttttttggagaaattctacCCCCCTAGTGAAGCTATAAAGAGGCAACACGAGATCATTGCCTTTCAGATGGCTCCTGCAGAGAATATCAGAGACGCATGGGGGAGGTTTAAATCTTTGATGAAACGGTGTCCCAACCATGGGTTAACCCCGACAGTTCAAGTCATTACATTTTTCAAGGGATGCGTGCCTGAAGCACAACGGGAGTTGAACTTGAGCTCAGGCGGTAATTTTCTCAAGAAAGGAGTGAATGAAGCCATGGAAGTGATTGAGGAGCTCGCATCTAATGACGAAGGATGGAGCAACGACAGGAGTAAGGTGCATAGGGTGGCTTCTACTACAGATCATGATCCTATGAGCGCCCTATCCGACAAGTTGGATGCGCTGACCATGAAATTCGACTGTATAGCAATGGGGCAACCGTCTCAAGAACCCCAAGGAAAAATGGGGGACGTGAACTATGTGAATCAAGGGGACAACAACCGGTACTTCAATAATCACCGCCCCAACTTTCAGGGTGGAGGATATAATCAGTTCGGGAACAAATGGCATCCCAATCTCTCTTATGGAAACCCAAATAATGCTCTGCAACCACCCCCGGGTTCACAGTTACTGATGGAGTGGTTAATGATCCGAAGAAGATGA